One Lujinxingia sediminis DNA window includes the following coding sequences:
- a CDS encoding FixH family protein → MLSIPSHIFWPGFIIAILGICMGSGMSIILASASDGGPRIVPDYYERAVAWDESVAIDEASRELGWTVALSINDERAEVAVRDAMGQPLTLSGSASFRLASDVEPRATVPLIARADGQPGHYILEGAPLEPGVWDVTLHLQGGETTYERTHRVERSP, encoded by the coding sequence ATGCTCTCGATCCCCTCACACATCTTCTGGCCGGGTTTTATCATCGCGATCCTGGGCATCTGCATGGGCTCGGGCATGTCGATCATCCTGGCCTCGGCCTCCGACGGTGGCCCGCGCATCGTGCCCGACTATTACGAGCGGGCGGTCGCCTGGGATGAGTCGGTGGCCATTGACGAAGCCTCCCGCGAGCTGGGCTGGACGGTGGCCTTAAGCATCAATGATGAACGCGCCGAGGTCGCCGTGCGCGACGCCATGGGCCAGCCGCTGACCCTCAGCGGCAGCGCGAGCTTTCGCCTGGCCTCCGACGTTGAGCCCCGCGCCACGGTTCCGCTCATCGCTCGCGCCGATGGCCAACCCGGCCACTACATCCTGGAAGGCGCCCCGCTGGAGCCGGGCGTCTGGGATGTGACCCTGCATCTTCAGGGCGGTGAGACCACCTACGAGCGCACCCATCGGGTGGAGAGGTCCCCATGA
- the ccoS gene encoding cbb3-type cytochrome oxidase assembly protein CcoS produces MNILYLLIPMALLLTLSSVAAFVWAVRRGQLDDLDTPALRPLLDDEPEPPRR; encoded by the coding sequence ATGAACATCCTCTACCTGCTCATTCCCATGGCGCTCTTACTTACGCTGAGCTCCGTGGCAGCCTTTGTCTGGGCGGTGCGTCGAGGCCAGCTTGATGACCTCGACACCCCCGCGCTCCGACCGCTACTCGACGACGAGCCCGAACCGCCCCGGCGTTAA
- a CDS encoding cbb3-type cytochrome c oxidase N-terminal domain-containing protein: MSEITPQSSAPEQDVLLDHDYDGIQEYDNPMPGWWLAIFYVTIVWSIFYMVALGLDFIDGYDAQLTRASRQLETTRNAFAAATPPVDEEMLTALLDDSDALARGAEVYSGTCAPCHGANHEGGVGPILTDDQWIHGSTLPEIYATIRDGVPENGMPPWGPVLRQEDVAALTAYIASLQ, encoded by the coding sequence ATGAGTGAAATCACCCCTCAGAGCTCTGCCCCTGAACAGGATGTGCTCCTGGACCACGACTACGACGGCATCCAGGAGTACGACAACCCGATGCCCGGCTGGTGGCTGGCGATCTTCTACGTGACCATCGTCTGGTCGATCTTCTACATGGTCGCCTTAGGCCTGGACTTCATCGATGGCTACGACGCGCAGCTTACCCGGGCTTCGCGCCAGCTCGAGACCACGCGCAACGCCTTTGCGGCGGCCACGCCGCCGGTCGACGAGGAGATGCTCACCGCCCTTCTCGACGATTCCGACGCGCTGGCCCGAGGCGCCGAGGTCTACTCCGGCACCTGCGCTCCCTGCCACGGTGCCAACCACGAGGGCGGCGTCGGGCCGATTCTCACCGATGACCAGTGGATTCACGGCAGCACGCTCCCCGAGATCTACGCCACCATCCGTGACGGTGTGCCCGAAAACGGCATGCCCCCCTGGGGGCCGGTGCTGCGTCAGGAAGACGTCGCCGCGCTGACCGCCTACATCGCCTCGCTGCAATAA
- the ccoG gene encoding cytochrome c oxidase accessory protein CcoG yields the protein MSTPPILESPDAVLSTMDKDGSRRWIYPTLSPGRFLNARRVVGFVLIAFFVALPWVKIADKPAIFLNITGGEFTFFGLTLHSTDTVLLMLFMLIVLLSVFFFTALFGRVWCGWGCPQTVYLELVFRPIERLIEGKESARRRRDAGPMTPEKFARKAVKFGVFSLLSLFLAHTFVAYFVSWPELLRWMTLSPAEHPGYFATMAITTALVLFDFGYFREQMCTITCPYARFQSVLMDRDSLIVSYDPGRGEPRGRRLKSKGPIDLDNPQARLGDCIDCGACVRTCPTGIDIRDGLQMECVSCTQCVDACDAIMDAIDKPRGLIRYTSENAIENKPTRVLRPRLMAYGVALVVLSTLFVALIGQREPLEVDIGRMPGPAFTELADGQIANRLRIRLRNRTGEDRQATLRVTEPEGASVRVVGPQTIALEAGALTRVEVWTTAPPSSLPDGSATATFEILIEGEPWATSSFPLLGPTSPGE from the coding sequence ATGAGCACCCCTCCCATTCTCGAATCCCCCGATGCCGTCCTCTCCACCATGGATAAAGACGGCTCTCGCCGCTGGATCTACCCCACCTTAAGCCCGGGCCGCTTTCTCAACGCCCGGCGCGTGGTGGGCTTTGTGCTCATCGCGTTTTTTGTGGCGCTGCCCTGGGTCAAGATCGCCGACAAGCCGGCGATCTTCCTCAATATCACCGGTGGAGAATTCACCTTCTTCGGGCTGACCCTGCACTCCACCGACACTGTGCTCTTGATGCTCTTTATGCTCATTGTCCTGCTGAGCGTCTTCTTCTTTACGGCGCTTTTCGGGCGAGTGTGGTGTGGGTGGGGTTGCCCGCAGACGGTGTATCTGGAGCTTGTGTTTCGCCCCATCGAGCGGCTCATTGAGGGCAAAGAAAGCGCGCGCCGAAGGCGCGACGCCGGCCCCATGACCCCGGAGAAGTTCGCTCGCAAAGCGGTCAAGTTCGGCGTCTTCTCGCTCCTCTCTCTCTTTCTGGCGCACACCTTTGTCGCCTACTTTGTGAGCTGGCCGGAGCTTCTGCGCTGGATGACCTTGAGCCCGGCCGAGCACCCCGGCTATTTTGCGACCATGGCCATCACCACCGCGCTGGTGCTCTTTGACTTCGGCTATTTCCGCGAGCAGATGTGCACCATCACCTGCCCTTACGCCCGCTTTCAGTCGGTGCTGATGGACCGCGATTCGCTGATTGTCAGCTACGATCCGGGGCGCGGCGAGCCCCGCGGCCGACGACTTAAATCCAAAGGTCCCATCGATCTGGACAACCCACAGGCGCGCCTGGGCGACTGCATCGACTGCGGGGCCTGTGTGCGCACCTGCCCCACCGGCATCGACATCCGCGACGGCCTGCAGATGGAGTGCGTCTCGTGCACCCAGTGCGTCGACGCCTGCGACGCCATCATGGACGCCATCGACAAACCCCGCGGGTTGATTCGCTACACCTCCGAGAACGCCATTGAGAACAAACCCACCCGCGTGCTGCGCCCCCGCCTTATGGCCTACGGTGTGGCTCTGGTGGTGCTCAGCACGCTCTTTGTGGCGCTGATCGGCCAGCGCGAGCCTCTGGAGGTCGACATCGGGCGCATGCCCGGACCGGCCTTTACCGAGCTTGCAGACGGTCAGATCGCCAACCGCCTGCGCATTCGCCTGCGCAACCGCACCGGCGAGGATCGCCAGGCCACCCTGCGCGTCACCGAGCCTGAAGGTGCGAGCGTGCGTGTGGTCGGCCCGCAGACCATCGCGCTGGAGGCCGGCGCGCTGACGCGCGTCGAGGTCTGGACGACCGCCCCGCCTTCATCCCTGCCCGATGGCTCGGCCACAGCCACCTTTGAGATCCTTATCGAAGGTGAGCCCTGGGCCACCTCGAGCTTCCCGCTACTGGGACCCACCTCCCCTGGAGAATGA
- a CDS encoding heavy metal translocating P-type ATPase yields the protein MTQPSSVPCAHCGLPAPPPPADAPEDAPSFCCVGCHSVYLALHESGLDSFYQLRNTWSSDPQPAQAPEVAAELAPLLDSEAFLNEHAKTHDDGSLSARLHLEGVHCAGCVWLIERLPELMEGVLNARLDLTRGLLSLRWDPAKVRLSEIGQALARFGYRAHPLRADQRQVRNEGLGRLLTRVGISWAVAMNTMIFAIAEYAGLSALADAGLHTTMRWLSLGLSMVALVVGGSIFFRRAWASLRTAFSQKLSAGLTHLSIDVPIALGIGVGWVHSMYNTVWGQGDVWFDSLTVLIAALLSARYLQLRGNARAADAAERLYSLLPRSARLLRRADEPTSQLRERAEAILATSLRPGDLIEVRTGDVVAADGIVMLGRSEVLRALLTGESRPEKIAPGQVIEAGVTNLGALLHVEVRATAEETRVGKLLRWIEDHKSQRAPIVQLADRLGGIFVLAVLGAALVTSIIWALIEPSRAIPNAVALLVISCPCALGMATPLAMSVGAGRAARRGVHIKNDDVIEALDHLTDLIFDKTGTLTVGQPTIAAMEGDEEALSLASALESHSSHPLARALVAAVPPQAGFAPLPTSEVEEHTGRGITGRVGTQRVAVGRPDWQLPEEHPWCVRADELAARGLTPLVVMVDEEPRLLLGLGDRLRPGAGELVSRLGQRGVRVHLVSGDHPELVARVGEDLGIEPSHIRGGASPEDKVAFIKTLRDVHPDATVAMIGDGVNDAAALQAAHVGVAVYGGSEASLQAADIFLMRQGLTPVEDLLDGSKTIMRTVRRNLLGSAIYNVFGVSLAALGLVSPLVAALLMPISSLAVVASSLSQRSFEPRPPKSETTASGGASHASPSPRAPSSHARESAA from the coding sequence ATGACCCAACCTTCGTCGGTCCCCTGCGCGCACTGCGGGCTGCCGGCACCGCCGCCCCCGGCCGATGCGCCCGAAGACGCCCCGAGCTTTTGTTGCGTGGGCTGCCACTCCGTCTACCTGGCCTTGCACGAGTCCGGGCTCGACAGCTTCTACCAGCTTCGCAACACCTGGAGCAGCGACCCGCAGCCAGCCCAGGCCCCCGAGGTGGCCGCCGAGCTTGCACCGCTGCTCGACTCCGAAGCTTTCTTAAACGAGCACGCCAAAACGCACGATGACGGAAGTCTCAGCGCCCGGCTGCACCTCGAAGGGGTGCATTGTGCCGGCTGCGTCTGGCTGATTGAGCGCCTTCCCGAGCTGATGGAGGGCGTGCTCAACGCGCGCCTGGATTTGACGCGCGGACTGCTCTCGCTGCGCTGGGATCCGGCGAAAGTTCGTCTCTCGGAGATCGGTCAGGCGCTGGCGCGTTTTGGCTACCGCGCCCACCCGCTACGCGCCGATCAGCGCCAGGTCCGCAACGAGGGACTGGGCCGCCTGCTCACCCGCGTGGGCATCAGCTGGGCGGTGGCGATGAACACCATGATCTTCGCCATCGCCGAGTACGCGGGCTTGAGCGCGCTCGCCGACGCCGGGCTGCACACCACGATGCGCTGGCTCAGCTTAGGCCTGAGCATGGTCGCGCTGGTGGTGGGCGGCTCGATCTTCTTTCGGCGCGCCTGGGCCTCCTTGCGTACCGCGTTTTCGCAGAAGTTGAGCGCGGGACTAACCCACCTCTCCATCGACGTGCCCATCGCCCTGGGGATTGGCGTAGGCTGGGTCCACTCGATGTACAACACCGTCTGGGGCCAGGGCGATGTGTGGTTTGACTCGCTCACCGTGCTCATCGCCGCCCTGCTCAGCGCGCGCTACCTGCAACTCCGGGGTAACGCGCGCGCCGCCGATGCCGCCGAGCGCCTCTACTCGCTGCTCCCGCGCAGCGCGCGCCTCTTGCGTCGCGCCGACGAGCCCACCTCCCAGCTCCGAGAGCGCGCCGAAGCCATCCTCGCAACCTCCCTGCGTCCGGGCGACCTCATCGAAGTGCGCACCGGCGATGTGGTGGCCGCCGACGGCATCGTGATGCTTGGCCGCAGCGAAGTTCTGCGCGCGCTGCTCACCGGCGAGTCGCGGCCGGAGAAGATCGCCCCGGGGCAGGTGATTGAGGCCGGGGTCACCAACCTCGGCGCCCTCCTCCACGTCGAGGTGCGCGCCACCGCCGAAGAGACCCGCGTGGGCAAACTTCTGCGCTGGATCGAAGATCACAAAAGCCAGCGCGCGCCCATCGTCCAACTCGCCGACCGTCTGGGTGGCATCTTCGTGCTCGCGGTGCTCGGTGCCGCCCTGGTCACCTCGATCATCTGGGCGTTGATTGAACCCTCCCGCGCCATCCCCAACGCCGTGGCGCTCCTGGTCATCTCCTGCCCCTGCGCGCTGGGCATGGCCACGCCGCTGGCCATGAGCGTGGGGGCCGGTCGCGCCGCGCGCCGCGGCGTGCACATTAAAAACGACGACGTCATTGAGGCCCTCGACCACCTCACCGACCTGATCTTCGACAAGACCGGCACCCTCACCGTCGGCCAGCCCACCATCGCCGCGATGGAGGGCGACGAAGAGGCATTGAGCCTGGCCAGCGCGCTGGAATCGCACTCCAGCCACCCGCTGGCCCGTGCGCTTGTGGCGGCGGTGCCTCCACAGGCAGGCTTTGCTCCCTTGCCGACCTCGGAGGTCGAAGAGCATACCGGGCGCGGTATCACAGGCCGGGTCGGCACGCAGCGCGTGGCCGTGGGCCGCCCCGACTGGCAACTTCCCGAGGAGCACCCCTGGTGCGTGCGCGCCGACGAGCTGGCCGCCCGGGGACTTACCCCCCTGGTGGTCATGGTCGACGAGGAGCCGCGTCTGCTCCTGGGGCTGGGCGACCGCCTGCGCCCGGGCGCAGGCGAACTGGTCAGCCGCCTGGGTCAACGTGGCGTGCGCGTGCATCTGGTCTCCGGCGATCACCCGGAGCTTGTGGCCCGTGTCGGCGAAGACCTCGGAATTGAACCCTCGCATATCCGCGGAGGCGCAAGCCCCGAAGATAAAGTCGCGTTCATCAAAACCCTTCGAGACGTTCACCCCGATGCCACCGTCGCCATGATCGGCGACGGCGTCAACGACGCCGCCGCCCTCCAGGCCGCCCACGTCGGTGTGGCCGTCTATGGAGGCTCCGAAGCCAGCCTCCAGGCCGCGGATATCTTCCTGATGCGCCAGGGACTCACCCCTGTCGAAGATCTCCTCGACGGCTCAAAAACCATCATGCGCACGGTGCGCCGCAACCTTCTGGGCTCGGCCATCTACAACGTCTTCGGTGTGAGTCTGGCCGCCCTCGGGCTGGTCTCTCCCCTTGTGGCCGCGCTGCTCATGCCGATCAGCTCGCTGGCGGTCGTCGCGTCTTCGCTCTCACAGCGCTCCTTTGAGCCGCGCCCCCCCAAAAGCGAAACCACAGCGTCGGGCGGAGCATCACATGCCTCGCCATCACCACGCGCCCCCTCTTCTCATGCCCGGGAGTCCGCCGCATGA
- a CDS encoding site-specific integrase — protein sequence MAKHLKPGQRVTPQVLRRTHITMLVAAGIDLITIWSMVGHSSVAMTQRYSGVRMESKHAALDTLHDLADDALEGVDAAMIDRAMGLA from the coding sequence GTGGCGAAGCACCTCAAGCCGGGGCAACGCGTCACGCCCCAGGTGCTGCGTCGCACGCACATCACCATGCTGGTGGCCGCCGGCATCGACCTGATCACGATCTGGTCGATGGTGGGTCACAGCTCGGTGGCAATGACGCAGCGCTATTCTGGAGTGAGGATGGAATCGAAGCATGCCGCGTTGGACACCCTGCACGATCTGGCCGATGACGCGCTCGAAGGCGTCGACGCCGCGATGATCGACCGTGCGATGGGGCTGGCATGA
- a CDS encoding alpha/beta hydrolase family esterase: MLACVIGVGCGTKDSADPQVIEEQGPPYAPEWDGSEPLGGERAATVVLPQSYSVERRWPLVIALHGFSASPRWIDGFLGLSAMVDDREFIAVLPPGTVGAGDLSFWNATDACCDFGGSGVDDVAYLSALIDEATERLAVDPERIYFMGHSNGGFMSYRLVCELSERIRAVAVVAGSVDADPQACQPTHPVSVLHVHGDEDEVIPYEGGALSGERFPGAEEVAARWAALQGCEEAVAGDSIDVVLGLSGAETEVQRWQGCQAGAAVELWSMRGGEHNPTLSTVGKRAMVDFLLEQR, from the coding sequence ATGCTGGCGTGTGTGATCGGGGTTGGATGTGGGACGAAAGACAGCGCCGATCCCCAGGTGATCGAGGAGCAGGGCCCCCCCTACGCTCCAGAATGGGACGGAAGCGAGCCGCTGGGAGGAGAGCGAGCGGCCACGGTGGTGCTCCCGCAGAGCTATTCGGTGGAGCGCCGCTGGCCGCTGGTGATTGCGCTGCATGGGTTTTCGGCATCACCGCGATGGATTGATGGGTTTCTGGGGCTGAGCGCGATGGTCGACGATCGCGAGTTCATTGCGGTGCTGCCACCGGGAACGGTCGGGGCAGGCGACCTTAGCTTCTGGAACGCCACCGACGCCTGTTGCGACTTTGGCGGCAGCGGGGTTGATGATGTGGCCTACCTCAGCGCCCTTATCGATGAGGCCACCGAGCGGCTGGCCGTGGACCCGGAGCGGATCTATTTTATGGGACACTCCAACGGTGGATTTATGTCGTACCGGCTGGTCTGTGAGCTCAGTGAGCGCATCCGAGCGGTGGCGGTGGTGGCGGGCTCGGTCGATGCTGATCCCCAGGCCTGTCAGCCCACCCATCCCGTCAGCGTGCTGCATGTGCATGGCGATGAGGATGAGGTGATTCCCTATGAGGGCGGCGCGCTCAGTGGGGAGCGTTTTCCGGGGGCGGAGGAGGTCGCCGCGCGTTGGGCGGCTCTTCAGGGCTGCGAGGAGGCTGTGGCCGGTGATTCGATCGATGTGGTGCTGGGCCTGAGCGGCGCGGAAACCGAGGTGCAACGCTGGCAGGGCTGCCAGGCCGGTGCGGCCGTTGAGCTTTGGTCGATGCGTGGCGGGGAACATAACCCGACGTTGAGCACGGTGGGTAAGCGCGCGATGGTCGACTTTTTGCTCGAGCAGCGCTGA
- a CDS encoding tetratricopeptide repeat protein — MSEQQTSKSDAEQAWEAAPDLVAAQTQELARRFYKKGELGRAEEVLGKLIKMRPAMAWAHALLGVVYRRQGRLLKALESLQRAAEIDSSDRNTLVNLGECLVLAGKVPEGVDVLRAVFEMGYDPTKSPEEHDTLTRRAGAQLEVIQRAARKVEADLRAKLEG, encoded by the coding sequence ATGAGTGAGCAGCAGACGAGCAAGAGTGATGCGGAGCAGGCCTGGGAGGCCGCTCCTGATCTGGTGGCGGCGCAGACCCAGGAGCTGGCCCGGCGCTTTTATAAAAAGGGTGAGCTCGGGCGGGCCGAAGAGGTGCTCGGGAAGTTGATCAAGATGCGCCCGGCGATGGCCTGGGCTCACGCTCTGCTGGGGGTTGTGTACCGGCGTCAGGGCAGGCTGCTCAAGGCATTGGAGTCGTTGCAGCGGGCCGCTGAGATCGACAGCAGCGATCGCAATACACTGGTCAACCTCGGCGAGTGCCTGGTGCTTGCGGGTAAAGTACCGGAGGGGGTGGATGTGCTGCGGGCGGTCTTTGAGATGGGCTACGATCCGACCAAATCGCCCGAGGAGCATGATACGCTCACGCGTCGGGCCGGGGCGCAGCTTGAGGTGATTCAGCGGGCGGCGCGCAAGGTTGAGGCCGACCTCCGGGCGAAGTTGGAGGGTTAA
- the trhA gene encoding PAQR family membrane homeostasis protein TrhA: MSKHPYDRNIMGVNVGRDSKQGESQLDELADKISDARERIAHTEIFSAEDIANSVSHGVGLGAAIVGFVVLMVTAWATGALLQIVSALIYGLTLVALFAASTIYHSVTQPRVRRALQVLDHCAVFFLIAGTYTPFALVTLEGTLGWTILAVIWSLALLGVTIKLFWFGRFEGLSLALYLLMGWTIVVAIKPLWLGLEPGGVFLLFGGGLFYTAGVAFFVWERLFLNHAIWHLFVLGGSVCHFLAILFYVLG, translated from the coding sequence ATGAGCAAACATCCGTACGACAGGAATATCATGGGCGTGAATGTCGGGAGAGATTCGAAACAGGGTGAATCGCAGCTCGACGAGCTTGCAGACAAGATCAGTGATGCGCGTGAGCGCATCGCCCATACCGAGATCTTCAGCGCGGAGGACATCGCCAACAGTGTAAGCCACGGGGTGGGTCTGGGGGCTGCGATCGTTGGCTTTGTCGTGCTGATGGTCACCGCCTGGGCAACCGGCGCGTTGCTTCAGATCGTCAGTGCGTTGATCTACGGACTCACTCTGGTTGCACTCTTTGCCGCCTCCACGATCTACCACAGCGTGACACAACCACGGGTGCGGCGCGCGCTGCAGGTGCTCGATCATTGCGCGGTATTTTTTTTGATCGCGGGTACCTATACCCCTTTTGCGCTGGTGACGCTGGAGGGGACGCTGGGCTGGACGATTCTGGCCGTGATCTGGTCGTTGGCCTTGCTGGGGGTAACGATCAAGCTCTTCTGGTTCGGGCGTTTTGAGGGGTTGAGCCTGGCGCTCTACCTGCTGATGGGCTGGACGATCGTCGTTGCGATCAAGCCTCTGTGGCTGGGACTGGAGCCGGGCGGAGTGTTTTTGCTCTTCGGCGGGGGACTGTTTTACACCGCGGGGGTGGCGTTTTTTGTGTGGGAGCGGCTCTTTTTAAACCACGCCATCTGGCACCTCTTTGTGCTGGGGGGGAGTGTGTGCCACTTCCTCGCGATTCTTTTCTATGTGCTCGGATAG
- a CDS encoding YecA family protein produces MMNHAGHQVHFLERLDRVDGEEQELALKLYYDSEFVCAYLDGMHIPAEFDRVALALSDEPDGPHVVVTRGGIFVTCLGAGMTPRGLYVLERARTVGLHGYLEQMRAACDKVVNSDLVPMRVFRSARKAAHCLSREAFEEFRLVAALCSEEMYPSLTKCSGRVARGFQGISLRLGSKARRIRKMSPVLEKRLRDYWEDLFYLSHLTVVHAANAAELEMVFKETRRAEELVELNLFVLYAEMLFGVSLRALWCAAAYADVLAPHLMKAMRWEDTGKKGYYTMVMALIALRHPEYHHALVALLRSWESAACNAGEKISSNQGVELILSRLLLPVLEAPEEAREEHLRRARCQYEQAWKDDEFKGLGFAPDDLSDGQVISIYHLMLFDRQGGQTTIYHLAHALPFLAQASAADLYPPAMLLGNEPSWAPFIGLAWLEHLGARLSTRTPVKATQTPGRNDPCPCASGRKYKQCCARVALT; encoded by the coding sequence ATGATGAACCACGCCGGTCATCAGGTGCATTTTCTGGAGCGGTTGGATCGTGTCGATGGCGAGGAGCAGGAACTGGCATTGAAGCTCTACTACGACTCCGAATTTGTGTGTGCCTATCTCGATGGCATGCACATCCCGGCGGAGTTTGATCGTGTCGCGCTGGCGCTCTCCGATGAGCCCGATGGCCCCCATGTGGTGGTCACCCGCGGGGGCATCTTTGTGACGTGTCTGGGGGCCGGGATGACGCCGCGGGGGCTCTACGTGCTGGAGCGGGCACGAACGGTAGGGCTGCACGGGTATCTGGAGCAGATGCGCGCAGCCTGCGACAAGGTAGTGAACTCCGATCTGGTCCCGATGCGGGTGTTTCGCTCGGCCCGCAAGGCGGCGCATTGCCTGTCTCGGGAGGCGTTTGAGGAGTTTCGTCTTGTCGCGGCGTTGTGCAGCGAAGAGATGTATCCCTCGCTGACCAAATGCTCGGGCAGAGTGGCAAGAGGTTTTCAGGGAATCTCCCTGCGCCTGGGCTCGAAGGCTCGCCGCATTCGGAAGATGTCTCCGGTGTTGGAGAAGCGTCTGCGTGACTATTGGGAAGATCTCTTTTATTTAAGCCATCTTACGGTGGTGCACGCGGCGAATGCCGCCGAGTTGGAGATGGTGTTTAAGGAGACGCGACGAGCTGAAGAGCTGGTCGAGTTGAATCTCTTTGTGCTCTACGCGGAGATGCTCTTCGGGGTGTCGTTGCGCGCGCTCTGGTGCGCGGCCGCCTACGCAGACGTGCTCGCCCCTCACCTGATGAAGGCGATGCGTTGGGAGGACACGGGAAAAAAGGGGTATTACACCATGGTGATGGCGCTGATCGCATTGCGTCATCCCGAGTACCATCATGCGCTTGTGGCGTTGTTGCGTTCGTGGGAATCCGCCGCCTGCAACGCTGGCGAGAAGATCAGCAGCAATCAAGGGGTCGAGCTGATTCTCAGCCGGCTTCTTTTGCCGGTATTGGAAGCTCCTGAAGAGGCGCGCGAGGAGCATCTGAGGAGAGCGCGTTGTCAGTACGAGCAAGCCTGGAAGGATGATGAGTTTAAGGGCCTGGGCTTCGCGCCAGACGATCTCAGCGATGGGCAGGTGATTTCGATCTATCATCTGATGCTCTTCGATCGTCAGGGCGGGCAGACCACGATCTACCACCTTGCCCATGCGCTTCCCTTCCTCGCCCAGGCCAGCGCGGCGGATCTCTACCCGCCCGCAATGCTTCTGGGCAACGAGCCTTCCTGGGCGCCGTTTATCGGGTTGGCCTGGCTGGAGCACCTGGGGGCGCGCCTCTCCACGCGAACTCCGGTGAAGGCGACTCAGACGCCGGGGCGAAACGATCCCTGCCCCTGTGCCAGCGGGCGCAAATACAAACAATGCTGTGCTCGTGTCGCGCTGACTTAA
- a CDS encoding FAD-dependent oxidoreductase → MAEQSDVSGPDLTRGIALADLQQDSPLVGHVGDDAVVVVRRGEEVFAIGARCSHYGGPLEKGLVVGDSIHCPWHHGAFSLRTGASISAPALRGTGCYPVTLSGGTVRVGPRKDTPRPESRGAALQTIVMVGAGAAAAAASELLRHEGYRGTIIMIGAEETGPVDRPNLSKDYLAGKAPEAWIPLGGDERWEELNVQLLKGVEVDAIDRGARKVRTSDGQEFAYDALLFATGAEPVLPPMEGLATVHHFTLRSLQDASRIIEAAEAGKRALVVGAGFIGLEVAASLRKRELDVTVVAPEKVPLEKILGRELGRLVQKTHETHGVTFHLGHTVERFAGGKALLSDGNDLDFDFVVLGTGVRPRVALAEKAGLKVDDGVVVDENLRTSDPAILAVGDVARFPEPSSNAPARVEHWVLAQRLAQRAARVMLDLPVEPLLLVPFFWSRHFDLNLKYVGHSTDYDDVVIRGDLQERDATVGYLKKGRVEAVVTLGRARESLRAEQAFAVNDQATLRALLRLD, encoded by the coding sequence ATGGCTGAACAAAGCGACGTCTCAGGCCCCGATCTCACGCGGGGCATCGCTCTTGCCGATCTCCAACAGGACTCGCCACTCGTCGGTCATGTCGGCGACGACGCGGTCGTCGTGGTACGCCGCGGCGAGGAGGTCTTTGCCATTGGCGCACGCTGCTCACACTATGGTGGGCCACTTGAGAAGGGCCTGGTGGTGGGCGACTCCATCCACTGCCCCTGGCACCACGGCGCCTTCAGCCTGCGCACCGGCGCGTCCATCAGCGCGCCTGCGCTCCGCGGAACCGGGTGCTATCCGGTGACCCTGAGCGGGGGCACAGTGCGCGTTGGTCCCAGAAAAGACACACCCAGGCCCGAGTCCCGGGGCGCGGCGTTGCAGACCATCGTGATGGTCGGTGCCGGCGCGGCCGCCGCGGCCGCCTCCGAGTTGCTTCGCCACGAGGGCTATCGCGGCACCATCATCATGATCGGTGCCGAGGAGACCGGCCCTGTCGACCGCCCCAACCTCTCCAAAGACTATCTGGCTGGGAAGGCTCCTGAAGCATGGATTCCGCTGGGAGGCGACGAGCGCTGGGAGGAGCTCAACGTACAACTTCTCAAGGGTGTGGAGGTCGACGCGATCGATCGCGGTGCCCGGAAGGTGCGCACGTCCGACGGCCAGGAGTTCGCCTACGACGCGCTGCTCTTCGCCACCGGCGCTGAACCTGTGCTGCCACCGATGGAGGGCCTCGCCACCGTCCACCACTTCACGCTGCGCTCGCTCCAGGATGCTTCCCGCATCATCGAGGCGGCCGAAGCAGGCAAGCGCGCACTGGTCGTCGGCGCCGGCTTCATCGGCCTGGAAGTCGCCGCCTCATTGCGCAAGCGCGAGCTCGACGTCACCGTGGTCGCCCCGGAAAAGGTGCCGCTGGAGAAGATCCTCGGCCGGGAGCTCGGACGCCTCGTTCAGAAGACCCACGAGACCCACGGCGTCACCTTCCACCTCGGCCACACTGTGGAGCGCTTCGCCGGAGGCAAAGCACTCCTGAGCGACGGAAACGACCTCGACTTCGACTTCGTGGTGCTCGGCACCGGCGTACGCCCCCGCGTTGCTCTGGCCGAAAAGGCCGGCCTCAAGGTCGACGATGGCGTGGTCGTCGACGAGAACCTGCGCACCAGCGATCCCGCGATCCTTGCGGTCGGCGATGTAGCCCGCTTCCCCGAGCCTTCCTCCAACGCACCGGCACGCGTGGAACACTGGGTGCTCGCCCAACGCCTGGCCCAGCGCGCTGCCCGTGTGATGCTCGACCTTCCGGTCGAGCCCCTCCTGCTCGTCCCCTTCTTCTGGAGCCGACATTTCGACCTGAATCTTAAATACGTCGGCCACAGCACCGACTACGACGATGTCGTGATCCGCGGCGATCTTCAGGAGCGCGACGCGACCGTCGGCTACCTCAAGAAGGGACGTGTCGAAGCAGTCGTGACTCTCGGCCGCGCCCGAGAGAGCCTGCGCGCCGAGCAAGCCTTTGCCGTCAACGACCAGGCAACACTCAGGGCGCTGCTACGGCTTGACTAA